In Halomonas alkalicola, the following proteins share a genomic window:
- the nhaD gene encoding sodium:proton antiporter NhaD has product MHTIDGIASRPRRSAWWSSLLVFACFALLFSPAAHAVTGELDMTGSLVGVLAVSIFVLAYALVMGEEKLHMRKSKPVLVAAGIIWALIGWVYVQSGMPNEAEHAFRETLLEFTELMLFLLVAMTYINAMEERRVFDALRSWMVRKGFSYRQLFWITGVLAFLISPIADNLTTALLMCAVVTKVAEGDKRFINLCCINIVVAANAGGAFSPFGDITTLMVWQAGMLAFHEFFVLLVPSLVNFLIPAVVMSAFIKNRKPDSVQEDVWLKRGARRIIALFLLTVATAVACHTLLNLPPVLGMMTGLGYLQFFGYFLRRTLPRSLEKKRTRYTQRGDDKKLAQLGSVGPFDVFNRVARAEWDTLLFFYGVVMCVGGLGFMGYLTMVSEALYGNLGATWANIALGVISAVVDNIPVMFAVLTMQPEMSHGHWLLITLTAGVGGSLLSIGSAAGVALMGQARGNYTFMGHLRWAPVIAVGYAASVATHLWLNAHSFTVFN; this is encoded by the coding sequence ATGCACACAATCGATGGCATCGCCTCACGGCCCCGGCGCTCCGCCTGGTGGTCGAGCCTTCTCGTATTCGCTTGTTTCGCCCTGCTGTTCAGCCCCGCCGCCCATGCGGTGACCGGCGAGCTGGACATGACCGGCTCCCTGGTCGGCGTGCTGGCCGTGAGTATCTTCGTCCTCGCCTATGCCCTCGTTATGGGCGAGGAGAAGCTGCACATGCGCAAGTCCAAGCCGGTACTGGTCGCCGCCGGCATCATCTGGGCCCTGATCGGCTGGGTCTATGTGCAGTCGGGCATGCCGAACGAGGCCGAGCACGCCTTCCGCGAGACCCTGCTCGAGTTCACCGAGCTGATGCTCTTCCTGCTGGTGGCGATGACCTACATCAACGCCATGGAGGAGCGCCGCGTCTTCGACGCGCTGCGCTCCTGGATGGTGCGCAAGGGCTTCAGCTACCGCCAGCTGTTCTGGATCACCGGCGTGCTGGCCTTCCTGATCTCCCCCATCGCCGACAACCTGACCACGGCGCTGCTGATGTGCGCCGTGGTGACCAAGGTCGCCGAGGGCGACAAGCGCTTCATCAACCTCTGCTGCATCAATATCGTGGTGGCGGCCAACGCCGGGGGCGCCTTCAGCCCCTTCGGCGACATCACCACCCTGATGGTGTGGCAGGCCGGCATGCTGGCGTTCCACGAATTCTTCGTTCTGCTGGTGCCCTCGCTGGTCAACTTCCTGATCCCGGCGGTAGTGATGAGCGCCTTCATCAAGAACCGCAAGCCCGACAGCGTCCAGGAGGATGTCTGGCTGAAGCGCGGTGCGCGGCGCATCATCGCGCTGTTCCTGCTCACCGTGGCCACCGCCGTGGCCTGTCACACCCTGCTGAACCTGCCGCCGGTACTGGGCATGATGACCGGTCTGGGCTACCTGCAGTTCTTCGGCTATTTCCTGCGCCGCACCCTGCCGCGCTCGCTGGAGAAGAAGCGCACCCGCTATACCCAGCGCGGCGACGACAAGAAGCTGGCCCAGCTCGGCAGCGTGGGGCCCTTCGACGTCTTCAACCGCGTGGCCCGCGCCGAGTGGGATACTCTGCTGTTCTTCTACGGCGTGGTGATGTGCGTCGGCGGACTCGGCTTCATGGGCTACCTGACGATGGTATCGGAAGCACTGTACGGGAACCTGGGCGCCACCTGGGCCAATATCGCCCTGGGCGTGATTTCGGCGGTGGTGGACAACATCCCGGTGATGTTCGCGGTGCTGACCATGCAGCCCGAGATGTCTCACGGCCACTGGCTGCTGATCACCCTGACCGCCGGCGTCGGCGGCAGCCTGCTCTCCATCGGCTCCGCCGCCGGCGTTGCCCTGATGGGTCAGGCCCGGGGCAACTACACCTTCATGGGCCACCTGCGCTGGGCGCCGGTCATCGCCGTCGGCTACGCCGCCAGCGTGGCCACCCACCTCTGGCTCAACGCCCACAGCTTTACCGTTTTCAACTGA
- a CDS encoding magnesium transporter CorA family protein gives MIRTLMVDAEGRTMAGGEELIARWRESPDARLWIDMQGEPVAREREMLEAFDCHPMAIDDAHRERHPPKIEEFEGHTLILYRGISSFDADLHYTPQQMALFLGERFLLTLHPGRAQSIDRLFEQEGTVLLQRSPEHVALKIMYHSAGYYLDSLLEFENALSDLEDALTLNGSDTLMRQVIGYRSRLVKMRRLFNYHLGITQELTAYDYSHLPRNVSETLHAINDVHERFERLLTLTQMYYEICGDLVDGHISLSSHQLNITMRILTVITAVFVPLTFIAGIYGMNFVHMPELEHPYGYFMVLGLMMSIGVGLAWLFRRKGWF, from the coding sequence ATGATACGCACGCTGATGGTGGACGCCGAGGGCCGGACCATGGCTGGGGGCGAGGAGCTGATCGCCCGCTGGCGTGAATCACCCGATGCTCGCCTGTGGATCGACATGCAGGGCGAGCCGGTGGCCCGGGAGCGGGAGATGCTCGAGGCCTTCGACTGCCACCCCATGGCCATCGATGACGCCCACCGCGAGCGCCACCCGCCCAAGATCGAGGAGTTCGAGGGTCACACCCTGATCCTCTACCGCGGCATCTCCTCCTTCGACGCCGACCTCCACTACACGCCCCAGCAGATGGCGCTGTTTCTCGGCGAGCGCTTCCTGCTCACCCTGCATCCCGGCCGGGCGCAGAGCATCGATCGCCTGTTCGAGCAGGAGGGCACCGTCCTGCTGCAGCGCTCCCCGGAGCATGTGGCGCTCAAGATCATGTACCACTCCGCCGGCTACTACCTGGACAGCCTGCTGGAGTTCGAGAATGCGCTCAGCGACCTGGAGGACGCGCTGACGCTCAACGGCAGCGATACCCTGATGCGCCAGGTGATCGGCTATCGCTCGCGGCTGGTGAAGATGCGGCGGTTGTTCAACTACCACCTGGGTATCACCCAGGAACTGACCGCCTACGACTACTCCCACCTGCCCCGCAACGTCAGCGAGACGCTGCATGCCATCAACGACGTCCACGAGCGCTTCGAACGGCTACTCACCCTGACCCAGATGTACTACGAGATCTGCGGCGACCTGGTGGATGGCCATATCTCGCTCTCCTCGCATCAGCTCAACATCACCATGCGCATTCTCACGGTGATCACCGCCGTCTTCGTGCCGCTGACCTTCATCGCCGGCATCTATGGCATGAACTTCGTGCACATGCCCGAGCTCGAGCATCCCTATGGCTATTTCATGGTGCTGGGCCTGATGATGAGCATCGGCGTGGGGCTGGCGTGGCTGTTCCGCCGCAAGGGATGGTTCTAG
- a CDS encoding alpha/beta hydrolase: MTAARRCVFTILMFLLLAGQALASQVTHHRFHSEALGRDYPYTLYLPDGYHDSGLDYPVIYLLHGSFGSDRDWVTRGALKEIADRMIRQGRIPPAVIVMPGSQSWWVDGHNEAARTAFLEDLLPHVEEVWRVVPKREWRGIAGLSAGGYGTINFVLERPELFVAAAALSPASYYPLPPANSTAREHAAFLTPDNRFDADLWQRLNYPAHLDSYLAQDYVVPLYLSAGNRDVFDAVGHARRLQAALEVHQPGQVPLEVLSGGHTWRVWRASLGPALAFMSRYLQPPLSGEAVR, encoded by the coding sequence ATGACGGCAGCCAGACGCTGCGTATTCACCATCCTGATGTTCCTGCTGCTGGCCGGCCAGGCGCTGGCCAGCCAGGTGACCCACCACCGCTTTCACTCCGAGGCGCTGGGGCGCGACTACCCCTACACCCTCTACCTGCCCGACGGCTACCACGACTCCGGCCTCGACTACCCGGTGATCTACCTGCTGCACGGCTCCTTCGGCAGCGACCGCGACTGGGTGACCCGAGGCGCCCTCAAGGAGATCGCCGATCGCATGATCCGCCAGGGGCGCATCCCGCCGGCGGTGATCGTGATGCCCGGCAGCCAGAGCTGGTGGGTCGACGGCCACAACGAGGCGGCCCGCACCGCCTTCCTGGAGGACCTGCTGCCCCACGTGGAGGAGGTCTGGCGGGTGGTGCCGAAGCGTGAATGGCGCGGCATCGCCGGGCTCTCCGCGGGGGGCTACGGCACCATCAACTTCGTCCTGGAGCGGCCCGAGCTGTTCGTTGCCGCCGCGGCCCTGAGCCCGGCCAGCTACTATCCGCTGCCGCCGGCCAATTCCACGGCTCGGGAGCATGCCGCCTTCCTGACCCCGGACAACCGCTTCGATGCCGATCTCTGGCAGCGGCTCAACTATCCCGCCCACCTGGATAGCTACCTGGCCCAGGACTACGTGGTACCGCTCTACCTGAGTGCCGGCAACCGCGATGTCTTCGATGCCGTGGGCCATGCCCGCCGGCTGCAGGCGGCGCTGGAGGTCCACCAGCCGGGCCAGGTGCCCCTGGAGGTGCTCTCCGGCGGCCATACCTGGCGCGTGTGGCGGGCCAGCCTCGGACCGGCGCTGGCCTTCATGTCCCGCTACCTGCAGCCACCGCTGTCCGGCGAGGCGGTGCGCTGA
- a CDS encoding universal stress protein, with amino-acid sequence MSEQVSRIIVPVDGSPTAAAAARHASLLARLLDAPLQLLHVMPLNPAELCDIPANRQAEADHDRTVRLEIAGEAFAKARAAIEPGLTPAPEEVVLEDSTFIRHPDRAIVAHARSQPDCLLVLGARHLSEVGKFVQGSVSNEVVHRARCPVTIVHDDASMQEASGIGRVLLPVDGSLHANQAAGLAGDLARSAEVPVELVFCQPGGQAGGLEEDGESQAGRVFRLAREALGEIPGGIEEVLLHEERFAEAIVSRARHHLAERPMIVMGRRGLGKWRESLLGSVSHRVIDLAPCPVTVVV; translated from the coding sequence ATGAGTGAGCAGGTCTCTCGGATCATCGTCCCGGTGGACGGTTCACCCACGGCCGCCGCGGCGGCCCGCCATGCCAGCCTGCTGGCCCGGCTGCTGGACGCCCCGCTGCAGCTGCTGCATGTGATGCCCCTCAACCCAGCGGAGCTGTGCGATATCCCCGCCAACCGCCAGGCCGAGGCCGACCATGACCGGACGGTCCGCCTCGAGATAGCCGGGGAGGCCTTCGCCAAGGCCCGCGCGGCCATCGAACCCGGCCTGACACCGGCTCCGGAGGAGGTGGTGCTGGAGGACAGCACCTTCATCCGCCACCCGGACCGGGCCATCGTGGCCCATGCCCGCAGCCAGCCCGACTGCCTGCTGGTGCTGGGGGCGCGCCACCTGAGCGAGGTGGGCAAGTTCGTGCAAGGCAGCGTCAGCAACGAGGTAGTGCACCGCGCCCGCTGCCCGGTGACCATCGTCCACGACGACGCCAGCATGCAGGAGGCCTCGGGCATCGGCCGGGTGCTGCTGCCGGTGGATGGCTCGCTCCATGCCAACCAGGCGGCGGGGCTTGCCGGCGACCTGGCACGCAGCGCCGAGGTGCCGGTGGAGCTGGTGTTCTGCCAGCCCGGCGGCCAGGCCGGGGGGCTCGAGGAGGACGGGGAGAGCCAGGCCGGGCGGGTCTTTCGCTTGGCGCGGGAGGCCCTGGGGGAGATCCCCGGGGGCATCGAGGAGGTGCTGCTCCACGAGGAGCGCTTCGCCGAGGCGATCGTCTCCCGGGCACGCCACCACCTGGCGGAGCGGCCGATGATCGTGATGGGCCGGCGCGGGCTGGGCAAGTGGCGCGAGTCGCTGCTCGGCAGCGTGAGCCACCGGGTCATCGACCTGGCGCCCTGCCCGGTCACCGTGGTGGTCTGA
- a CDS encoding DUF3581 family protein — translation MFLDEFHSPAGERVCISAEQASRFAKGVVGDYNPIHNPDARRFCVPGDLLFALVLARFGLSQRMDFRFLNMVGDGTPLCFQEGEDGLIRVCDENGKCYLEVTRSGETTRDEAVVEAFTRCNVAFSGKNFPHYLKPLMEEKGVMFNPRRPLVIYDSMGFSLERLDALAPELALDRSSLEVNGKRGDCLLEFHIQSGGVSIGTGSKKLVVSGLCDYDPTSMDEIVTEFYRLKAAYEA, via the coding sequence ATGTTTCTCGATGAATTTCATTCGCCGGCAGGAGAGCGCGTCTGCATCTCCGCCGAGCAGGCCAGCCGTTTCGCCAAGGGAGTCGTCGGCGACTACAACCCCATCCATAACCCGGATGCGCGCCGTTTCTGCGTGCCGGGTGACCTGCTGTTCGCCCTGGTGCTGGCCCGCTTCGGGCTCTCCCAGCGGATGGATTTTCGCTTCCTGAACATGGTGGGTGACGGCACCCCGCTCTGTTTCCAGGAGGGGGAGGATGGCCTGATCCGCGTCTGCGACGAGAACGGCAAGTGTTACCTCGAGGTCACACGCAGCGGCGAGACGACCCGTGACGAGGCGGTGGTGGAGGCCTTCACCCGCTGCAACGTGGCCTTCTCCGGCAAGAACTTCCCCCACTACCTCAAGCCGCTGATGGAGGAGAAGGGGGTGATGTTCAACCCGCGCCGGCCGCTGGTGATCTACGACAGCATGGGCTTCTCCCTCGAGCGCCTCGACGCCCTGGCGCCGGAGCTGGCGCTGGACCGTTCATCCCTGGAGGTCAACGGCAAGCGCGGCGACTGCCTGCTGGAGTTCCACATCCAGTCCGGCGGTGTCTCCATCGGTACCGGCTCCAAGAAGCTGGTGGTCAGCGGCCTGTGCGACTACGACCCGACCTCCATGGACGAGATCGTCACCGAGTTCTATCGCCTCAAGGCCGCCTACGAGGCTTGA
- a CDS encoding DUF1289 domain-containing protein produces the protein MSEREAGLPTRPESPCIKVCRPVGDLCLGCHRTLDEIARWSRMDAAQREAVWQRLDAQARRAADAEEAERQAEAQRG, from the coding sequence ATGAGCGAGCGCGAAGCAGGACTCCCGACGCGCCCCGAGTCCCCGTGCATCAAGGTCTGCCGGCCGGTGGGCGACCTCTGCCTGGGCTGCCACCGCACCCTGGACGAGATCGCCCGCTGGTCGCGAATGGATGCGGCCCAGCGCGAGGCCGTCTGGCAGCGGCTGGATGCCCAGGCAAGGCGCGCCGCCGACGCGGAGGAGGCCGAACGGCAGGCCGAGGCTCAGCGCGGCTGA
- a CDS encoding formate--tetrahydrofolate ligase, which translates to MSRQLDDGEGISGHAPESDLAIARRARLEPILPLAEARLGLAAEDLVPFGHHRAKLSLPLLQRLKDRPRGRLVLVSAITPTPAGEGKTTACVGLVDALSRLGISALACLREPSLGPVFGMKGGAAGGGRAQVVPMEAINLHFNGDFHAVTAAHNLLAALLDNHLYWGNALGIDPARVVWSRVLDLNDRSLRRVRIGLGEVERESTFEITAASEIMAILCLAEDLADLERRLGRIVVAWRRDDTPVTAADLGAVGAMSALLRDALAPNLVQTLEHTPVLIHGGPFANIAHGCSSLTATRAALALGEVVVTEAGFGADQGLEKFIDIKSRQSGLFPDAVVIVVTLRALRFHGGASREAMHRPDLAALIAGLDNLVRQVAVARAFGLEPVVALNAFPDDSEAERERLAACCVELGVALAHCDHWARGGEGALALARRVLERLEEGGGEAAALYADGTPVETALQVVATRLYGASGVELSPEARATLRRLEGAGYGQLPVCIARTQYSFSGDPADGGLVKGHRLRVRELRLSAGAGFVVAVCGRLMTLPGLPREPAALGIGLDAEGNITGLA; encoded by the coding sequence ATGTCTCGACAGCTGGATGATGGCGAGGGCATCTCCGGGCATGCGCCCGAAAGCGACCTGGCCATCGCCCGCCGCGCGCGGCTCGAACCGATCCTGCCGCTGGCCGAGGCCCGCCTTGGCCTCGCCGCCGAGGACCTGGTGCCCTTCGGCCATCATCGCGCCAAGCTCTCCCTCCCGCTGCTGCAGCGGCTGAAGGACCGCCCCCGCGGGCGCCTGGTGCTGGTCTCCGCCATCACCCCGACCCCCGCCGGCGAGGGCAAGACCACCGCCTGCGTCGGGCTGGTGGACGCCCTCTCGCGCCTCGGAATCTCGGCCCTGGCCTGCCTGCGCGAGCCGTCCCTCGGGCCGGTGTTCGGCATGAAGGGCGGTGCCGCCGGTGGCGGGCGCGCCCAGGTGGTGCCCATGGAGGCCATCAACCTGCACTTCAACGGCGACTTCCACGCCGTGACCGCGGCCCACAACCTGCTGGCCGCGCTGCTCGACAACCACCTCTACTGGGGCAATGCCCTGGGCATCGACCCGGCTCGGGTGGTGTGGTCCCGGGTGCTCGACCTCAACGATCGCAGCCTGCGCCGGGTGCGCATTGGCCTGGGGGAGGTGGAGCGCGAGAGCACCTTCGAGATCACCGCCGCCTCCGAGATCATGGCGATCCTCTGCCTGGCCGAGGACCTCGCCGACCTCGAGCGACGCCTGGGCCGCATCGTGGTGGCCTGGCGGCGCGACGACACCCCGGTGACCGCGGCGGACCTGGGCGCGGTCGGCGCCATGTCCGCGCTGCTGCGCGATGCCCTGGCCCCCAACCTGGTGCAGACCCTGGAGCACACCCCGGTGCTGATCCACGGCGGGCCCTTCGCCAACATCGCCCACGGCTGCAGCTCGCTGACGGCCACCCGGGCGGCCCTGGCGCTGGGCGAAGTGGTGGTCACCGAGGCGGGCTTCGGTGCCGACCAGGGGCTGGAGAAGTTCATCGACATCAAGTCGCGCCAGTCCGGCCTCTTTCCGGATGCCGTGGTGATCGTGGTGACCCTGCGTGCCCTGCGCTTCCATGGCGGAGCGAGCCGCGAGGCGATGCATCGTCCCGACCTCGCGGCGCTCATCGCCGGCCTCGACAACCTGGTCCGCCAGGTGGCCGTGGCCCGCGCCTTCGGCCTGGAGCCGGTGGTGGCCCTCAACGCCTTCCCGGACGACAGCGAGGCCGAGCGGGAGAGGCTGGCGGCCTGTTGCGTCGAGCTCGGCGTGGCCCTGGCGCACTGCGACCACTGGGCTCGGGGGGGGGAGGGCGCCCTGGCCCTGGCGCGGCGGGTGCTGGAACGGCTGGAGGAGGGCGGCGGCGAAGCGGCAGCGCTGTATGCCGATGGCACGCCCGTGGAGACGGCCCTGCAGGTCGTGGCTACCCGGCTCTACGGGGCCAGCGGGGTCGAACTCTCGCCCGAGGCTCGGGCGACGCTGCGGCGTCTCGAGGGGGCCGGCTACGGGCAGCTGCCGGTGTGCATCGCCCGTACCCAGTACAGCTTCTCGGGTGACCCGGCCGATGGCGGCCTGGTCAAGGGGCACCGGCTGCGGGTCCGCGAGCTCAGGCTCTCGGCCGGCGCCGGCTTCGTGGTGGCGGTGTGCGGCAGGCTGATGACCCTGCCGGGCCTGCCCCGGGAACCGGCGGCCCTGGGCATCGGCCTGGACGCCGAAGGCAACATCACCGGCCTCGCCTGA
- a CDS encoding DUF3422 domain-containing protein: MHPLREALHDELHARPSIHFAGPAHLHHYAMLDQAGQAEALLARIDSLAHRERDPEAVQEILEIDGMTLKWERHTEFFTLTLMVPRQPDQALWPEPPPLLEALLASHRDQVISATLILVEAAHRWSGSPEAYGFRDPAGSRVADGEATVWSDFRLTPDGVNRLLLVNQALDGFRLGRMARRLLEIETYRMMASLALPLAREMRLELDANERELDTLSVRNAERQSESSRPLLAAISELSARLEHASARSRLCFSATEAYARIVDARIEELRERKVGEHPRLGIFIQRRFRPLVRFCAAIHARQEALAESVARLNDLLRTRAQVEIEEQNAEMLKSLNERTSSQLKIQKAVEGLSIIVISYYLFSLFKLGLQSLGALGVAIVPAVAAPIIGPLGLGILAVLAWRIWRVKQH; the protein is encoded by the coding sequence ATGCACCCACTTCGCGAAGCGCTGCACGACGAGCTGCACGCCCGACCCTCGATCCATTTCGCCGGACCGGCACACCTGCACCACTACGCCATGCTCGACCAGGCGGGCCAGGCCGAGGCGCTGCTGGCCCGGATCGACTCACTTGCCCACCGTGAGCGCGACCCGGAGGCGGTGCAGGAGATCCTCGAGATCGACGGCATGACCCTCAAGTGGGAGCGCCATACCGAGTTCTTCACCCTCACGCTGATGGTGCCGCGGCAGCCCGACCAGGCGCTGTGGCCGGAGCCGCCGCCGCTGCTGGAGGCGCTGTTGGCGTCCCACCGCGACCAGGTGATCAGCGCCACCCTGATCCTAGTGGAGGCCGCCCACCGCTGGTCCGGCAGCCCCGAGGCCTACGGTTTCCGGGATCCGGCCGGTTCCCGGGTCGCCGACGGCGAGGCCACGGTGTGGAGCGACTTTCGCCTCACGCCGGACGGGGTCAATCGCCTGCTGCTGGTCAACCAGGCCCTCGACGGCTTCCGCCTGGGGCGCATGGCCCGCCGCCTGCTGGAGATCGAGACCTACCGCATGATGGCGTCCCTGGCGCTGCCCCTGGCCCGCGAGATGCGCCTGGAGCTGGATGCCAACGAGCGCGAGCTGGATACGCTCTCGGTGCGCAACGCCGAACGGCAGAGCGAGAGCTCGCGACCGCTGCTCGCGGCCATCTCCGAGCTCTCCGCCCGCCTGGAACACGCCAGCGCCCGCTCACGGCTGTGCTTCAGCGCCACCGAGGCCTATGCGCGCATCGTCGATGCCCGCATCGAGGAGCTGCGCGAGAGGAAGGTGGGCGAGCATCCTCGCCTGGGCATCTTCATCCAGCGCCGCTTCCGCCCCCTGGTGCGCTTCTGCGCGGCGATCCACGCCCGCCAGGAGGCCCTGGCCGAGAGCGTGGCGCGTCTCAACGACCTGCTGCGGACCCGCGCCCAGGTGGAGATCGAGGAGCAGAACGCCGAGATGCTCAAGAGCCTCAACGAGCGCACCAGCAGCCAGCTCAAGATCCAGAAGGCGGTGGAGGGGCTGTCGATCATCGTGATCAGCTACTACCTGTTCAGCCTCTTCAAGCTGGGCCTGCAGAGCCTCGGCGCCCTGGGCGTGGCCATCGTGCCGGCGGTGGCCGCCCCCATCATCGGCCCGCTGGGCCTCGGCATCCTTGCGGTGCTGGCGTGGCGCATCTGGCGCGTGAAGCAGCACTGA
- a CDS encoding acyltransferase family protein, which translates to MQRIEEIYWLRAYGCLAVFSFHLLDYLNQRVDTLATDLARIPTVLGTPIFIFISIFLFSMRYGRDIPQGFLGSRVKYVMVPYLVYGLAYSLAEFLRLQANGVEAGLVETLREYLVYAGWHGYFLIIAAQFYAFYWLYGRFDLARWLPATPWLLIGSLIGMAWWGYWQWRSSLPPGYLHWIAPLGWLYLFFLAMVLVKHYQDTPEARPAWLVALARPRWLVALIGLVVLLSLPGWLEYSSKEVWVVPFFLLFTLWIMGRLRGRPAPPLVRRLNEFSFGIYLAHPMFFNLVDVLDPGQRLPLALYVLALAVVGMAGSIAWNLTANRMQWGGLLFGKRLRVA; encoded by the coding sequence ATGCAACGGATCGAGGAAATCTACTGGCTGCGCGCCTATGGCTGCCTGGCGGTCTTCAGCTTCCATCTCCTCGATTACCTGAATCAGCGCGTCGACACCCTGGCCACCGACCTTGCCCGCATTCCCACGGTGCTCGGCACCCCGATCTTCATCTTCATCTCGATCTTTCTCTTCTCGATGCGCTACGGGCGCGACATCCCCCAGGGCTTCCTGGGCAGTCGCGTCAAGTACGTGATGGTGCCCTACCTGGTCTACGGCCTGGCCTACTCGCTGGCGGAGTTCCTGCGCCTGCAGGCCAACGGGGTCGAGGCGGGCCTCGTGGAGACGCTGCGCGAGTACCTGGTCTATGCCGGCTGGCACGGCTACTTCCTGATCATCGCCGCCCAGTTCTACGCCTTCTACTGGCTCTACGGGCGCTTCGACCTCGCCCGCTGGCTGCCTGCCACGCCATGGCTTCTGATCGGCAGCCTGATCGGCATGGCCTGGTGGGGCTACTGGCAGTGGCGCAGCAGCCTGCCGCCGGGCTACCTGCACTGGATCGCCCCGCTGGGGTGGCTCTACCTCTTCTTCCTGGCCATGGTACTGGTGAAGCACTATCAGGATACGCCTGAAGCGCGGCCGGCCTGGCTGGTGGCGCTGGCCCGCCCGCGCTGGCTGGTCGCCCTGATCGGCCTGGTGGTGCTGCTCTCGCTGCCCGGCTGGCTGGAGTACTCCTCCAAGGAGGTGTGGGTGGTGCCGTTCTTCCTGCTCTTCACCCTGTGGATCATGGGGCGGCTGCGCGGCCGCCCGGCCCCCCCGCTGGTACGGCGCCTCAACGAGTTCTCCTTCGGCATCTACCTGGCCCACCCGATGTTCTTCAACCTGGTGGACGTGCTGGACCCCGGCCAGCGGCTGCCGCTTGCGCTCTATGTGCTGGCCCTGGCGGTGGTCGGCATGGCCGGCTCCATCGCCTGGAACCTGACCGCCAACCGCATGCAGTGGGGCGGGCTGCTGTTCGGCAAGCGGCTGCGGGTGGCCTGA
- a CDS encoding MFS transporter yields MTAPAAERARRTTYSYFAAFVAIGMSGGLLGPALPHLAEMTGATMGQIAILFTARALGNMLGSVVSGALVDRFPGHRVLIVMLGLMALGLVAVPFSQALAMLTAVVFLLGFSEVSINAGANTLLLWTHGPASPPWISALHFCFALGNMLVPLLLVAALAVTGLFHLAFWAVGLYALLLIAPLARQPSPTPPAPRPGTGAHRPAPDPWRLALFLLLFALYVGMEVTFAGWITAYATLAGTPPGRAALLVTLFWVTLSAGRLLAIPLLRRTTPWRVLWLCLGLALLASLALQFGWLPLSAVALLFGLASSAIFPTLFGLANQLMTMSGRTTGLVFLAAGGGAMAVPSLTGPLLERAGTGAFAPLLVGLVCLQAAGLVLLHRRIRHTPRDGQDRGAG; encoded by the coding sequence ATGACGGCACCTGCCGCCGAGCGCGCACGCCGAACCACCTACAGCTACTTTGCGGCCTTCGTGGCCATCGGCATGAGCGGCGGCCTGCTGGGGCCGGCGCTGCCCCATCTGGCCGAGATGACCGGCGCCACCATGGGCCAGATCGCCATCCTGTTCACGGCCCGGGCCCTGGGCAACATGCTCGGCTCGGTGGTCTCGGGCGCCCTGGTGGACCGCTTCCCCGGTCATCGCGTGCTCATCGTCATGCTCGGGCTGATGGCGCTGGGCCTGGTCGCCGTGCCGTTCAGCCAGGCGCTGGCAATGCTCACGGCGGTGGTCTTCCTGCTCGGCTTCAGCGAGGTCTCGATCAACGCCGGGGCCAATACCCTGCTGCTATGGACCCATGGCCCGGCCTCGCCGCCCTGGATCAGCGCCCTGCACTTCTGCTTCGCGCTCGGCAACATGCTGGTGCCGCTGCTGCTGGTGGCGGCGCTGGCCGTGACCGGCCTCTTCCACCTGGCCTTCTGGGCGGTAGGGCTCTACGCCCTGCTGCTGATCGCCCCGCTGGCCAGGCAGCCAAGCCCCACGCCTCCGGCGCCACGGCCCGGCACGGGTGCCCACCGGCCCGCACCGGACCCCTGGCGGCTCGCCCTCTTCCTGCTGCTGTTTGCGCTCTATGTGGGCATGGAGGTGACCTTCGCCGGCTGGATCACCGCCTATGCCACCCTGGCTGGCACGCCGCCCGGCCGCGCGGCGCTGCTGGTAACGCTGTTCTGGGTCACCCTCTCCGCCGGGCGCCTGCTGGCCATCCCGCTGCTGCGCCGCACTACCCCATGGCGGGTTCTGTGGCTCTGCCTGGGGCTGGCGCTGCTGGCCAGCCTGGCCCTGCAGTTCGGCTGGCTGCCGCTGTCGGCCGTGGCGCTGCTCTTCGGGCTCGCCAGCTCGGCCATCTTCCCGACCCTGTTCGGACTGGCCAACCAGCTGATGACCATGAGCGGGCGCACCACTGGGCTGGTCTTCCTGGCGGCCGGCGGCGGGGCCATGGCGGTGCCGTCGCTGACCGGCCCGCTGCTGGAGCGGGCCGGCACCGGCGCCTTCGCCCCGCTGCTGGTCGGCCTGGTATGCCTGCAGGCCGCGGGGCTTGTGCTGCTGCACCGCCGGATACGACACACCCCCCGGGACGGCCAGGATCGGGGGGCCGGGTGA